The genomic window CGAGACGATCGATTCGGAGGAACGGGACAAGGTCCTCATGGAGTTCCAGGAACTCATGATGGCCCAGGAGTTCATCATCACCGGCGGGGTCGACTACGCCCGCGAACTCCTCGAGAAGGCCCTCGGCACCCAGAAGGCGGTGGACATCATCAACAGGCTCACGAGCAGTCTCCAGGTGCGGCCCTTCGACTTCGTGCGGCGTACCGATCCCACACAGCTCCTCAACTTCATCCAGCAGGAGCACCCGCAGACCATCGCCCTCATCCTCTCCTACCTGGATCCCCAGAAGGCCTCGGTGATCCTCGCGAGCCTCGACCACGACATCCAGGCCGAGGTGGCGAAACGGATCGCCACCATGGACCGCACCTCACCCGAGGTCTTGCGCGAGGTGGAGCGGGTGCTCGAAAAGAAGCTTTCCACCTTGGCCTCCGAGGATTACACCATGGCCGGAGGGGTGGACGCCATCGTGGAGATCCTCAACATGGTGGATCGTTCCACCGAGAAGTCCATCATCGAGTCGCTCGAGGAGGAGGACCCTGAGCTCGCCGAGGAGATCAAGAAGAAGATGTTCGTCTTCGAGGACATCGTGCTCCTGGACGACAGGGCGATCCAGAAGGTGCTCCGCGAGGTGGACACGCAGGAGCTCGCCAAGGCCCTCAAGGCCGTGGATGCCGAGGTGCAGGACAAGATCTTCCGCAACATGTCCAAGCGTGCGGCGACCCTCCTCAAGGAGGACATGGAGTACATGGGGCCGATCCGTATGAGGGACGTCGAGGAGGCCCAGCAGAAGATCGTCTCCATCATCAGGAAGCTCGAGGAGCAGGGCGAGATCGTCATCGCGCGCGGCGGTGAGGATGAGATCGTGGTATAGGCCCCTAGACGAGGGAGGACAGACCGGTGGCCAAGTATATCTTCAAGGCAGGGGAGATCACCCCCCTCTCCACGAGGATCGTGCTCCCCTCACCCGAACCGGTACGGCGGGGGACACCTCCTCCGAAACACGCACAGAGAGAGGAGGAGCCGCATCTCCTTGAGACGGTGGAAGAGATGGAGACGGTGGAGGCGGAGGGAGAGGTGGTCGAGAAGGTGGATCTCGAACACCTGCACCGCCAAGAGGAGGAACTCCGGAAGCAGTGGGAGAAAGAACGGGAGGCCATCATCTCGGGGGCCAAGGTCGAGGCCGACCGCATCATCAAGGAGGCGGAACAGGTCGCCTTCGAGGAGGTGAAGAAGCGAAACGAGGAGGCTGCCCGGCTCAAGGAAGAGGCCTCGAAGGAGGCCGAACGTATCGTGACCGAGGCGCAGAAGCGGGTGGAGGACCTGGTTGCAGAGGCCCGGAAGAAGGCCGAGGAGATCGAGCAGGCCGCCTACGACAAGGGGTATGCCGAGGGAAGAGAGGAGGGGTTCCGCAGAGGTAAGGACGAGGTGGATCGTCTCATAGACAGGCTTCATCTGGTGATTTCCAAGGTGATCGAGGCGAGGCAACGGGTTCTCGCGGAGTCCGAGGCCCAGATCGTCCAGCTCGTGCTTCTCATCGCCCAGAAGGTGGTGAAGGTGCTCTCGGAGCATCAGAAAAACATCGTGATCAACAACGTGGTCCAGGCCCTCCGCAAGCTCAAGTCCAAGACCGACGTGGTCATCCGTGTGAACCTCGAGGACCTCGAGGTCACCTCGGCGCATCTCAAGGAGATCATAGAGAAGATAGAGCACGTGGGCAACGTGACGGTGATGGAAGACCATACGGTGGACAGGGGCGGATGTATCGTCGAGACCGACTTCGGACAGATAGATGCGAGAATCTCCACTCAACTCAAGCAGATAGAGGAGAAGATCCTGGAGACCGTTCCCATCGTCGAGAGGGAACGAATACAGGAGTAGTCCATGTTCGGAAAGTATCTGGCCCTGGTGGAAAAGACCGAGACGGTGAAATGCAGGGGGAGGGTGAAGGCCGTACAGGGTATGAGGATCGAGGGGCAGGGCCCCCTCGCAGTGGTGGGTGAACTCTGCCGCATCCATCCCCCGGACGATCCTGATGCCGGGATATGGGCCGAGGTGATAGGTCTCAAGGGATCGACCGTCTATCTCATGGGATACCGGGACCCTGAGGGGATCCAGGTGGGGGATGTGATAGAGGCGATGGGTGAGCCCCTCTCCATACGGGTCTCCGAAGGTCTTCTCGGCAGGGTACTCGATGCCCGCGGCATGCCCATAGACGACAAGGGGCCCCTCCCTCCAGGGATACGGTACCCGGTGCAGGGGGGTCCTCCGCACGTACTCAAGCGCAGACGCATAGAAGAGCAGATCGCCACGGGGATCAGGGCTCTCGACGGCCTCCTCCCCATAGGCAAGGGACAGCGTGTGGGTGTCTTCTCAGGGAGCGGGGTGGGAAAGTCGACCCTTCTGGGGATGGTCGCCCGCAACACCAACGCGGACGTGAACGTGATCGCCCTCATCGGCGAGCGGGGGAGGGAAGTCGCGGAGTTCATAGAGCACGATCTGGGAGAGGAGGGGCTGAAGCGCTCGGTCGTAGTGGTGTCCACTTCCGACACCCCTGCGGTGGCGCGCTATCGAGGGGCGTTCGTGGCGGTCGCCATAGCCGAGTACTTCCGGGATCAGGGGAAGGACGTCATGCTCCTCTTCGACTCCATCACCCGGTTCGCGAGGGCCCTCAGGGAGATGGGGCTCGCCCTGGGGGAGTCTCCTGCGACGAGGGGCTATCCCCCTTCGGTCTTTTCCACCCTCCCCAAGCTTCTCGAGCGATGTGGAACATCGGAGAAGGGGACCATCACCGGGTTCTTCTCGGTCCTCGTGGAGGGGGACGACATGGACGAGCCCGTCTCCGATGCCGTGCGTGGCATCCTCGACGGCCATGTGGTGCTCTCGAGGAGACTCGCCCAGCGGCAGCACTATCCTGCGATCGACGTCCTCTCATCGGTCTCGAGACTGGCTCCCAAGATCACCACCCCTCCTGTGAGGGATGCGGCGAGACGAGTCATGAGGTGGCTCGCCGCCTATCAGGAGACCGAAGACCTCATCAACGTAGGAGCCTACGCGAGGGGGAGCAACCCGGAGGTGGACAAGGCCATAGAGAAGCTGCCTGATATCAACGCCTTCCTGAGGCAGGAGATCGAGGAGCGGGCCCCTCTCGCCGAGACGATTCACCGCCTGTTTGACCTTGCGGAGATGGAGACCACGGAGGAGGAATCCGGCGACGATGAGACGGTTTAGGTTCCCTTTCGCCCGCATGCTCAGGTTGAGGGAACACGTGGAAGAGCAGAAGAAGGAAGCACTCGGAAAGGTGGTACAGGAACGACAGGAGGTGGACCAGGCGATCCGACACGTGGTGGCGGAGTCGGTCAGGGCCCTCCGTCAGGGGAGGGAGGGAGGGGGCCTCGATCTGTGGACGATGCAGGCAGCCGCCCTCTACCGGGAGAGGCTCGAGAGAGAGCGGGACGAGCTTCTCGCGAGGAGAGGTCGCCTGGAGGACGAGGAAGCCCGGGCCCGTGAAGAATTCCTCAAGGCTCGGGCCGAGACGCAGGTGTTCGAGCGTCTGAGGGACCGCTGTTTCCAGGCGTACCGGAAGGAGTGGATGAAAGAGGACCAGAAGGCCGTTGACGAAGCGGCAGGGATACAGTATGCCGCCACGCATGTGAGGGAGGATCACGATGCCTGAAAACTATACCCGTGTGGGGCCGGGTCTCCGTATCTTCGCCCTCGTCTTTCTCATCGTGTTGCTCCTCCTGGGAGGAGGGCTCTGGCTCACGTATCTCGGGGTGATAGACGTGAGGGAGCAACTCTCCCCGTTGCTCGATCTCATCGGGGTGAAACGCCCCCAGCCCGCCGCGGCCCTTCCGGGCATCACCCTCCTGGAGAGCGCCCGGATCGAGAAGGAACGGGAGGCCCTCAAACTCAAAGAGGCCGAGCTGGAAGAGTGGGAACGGCGTCTCGGAGAGCGGGAAGCGGAACTCGAGAGCATGTGGGAGGAGCTCCAGGAGAAGCAGAAGGCGTTGGAGGAGCAACAAAAATCGTTCAATGAACAGATGAAACAATACGAAAATAAAAGGGCCATCGTACGGCAGACGGCCCAGTACCTCATCAACATGCCGCCCGACCGCGCCGTGGAGATTCTTCTGAATATGGAGGACGATCAGGATGTCATCGATATCCTCTGGATGGTTGACGAAATCGCAGCGGAGACGGGAGAGGATTCGATCGTACCGTACTGGCTTTCTCTCATGCCGGCGGATCGTGCGGCCAGGCTTCAGCGCAAGATGGTGCGGAGGCCCTAGATGAAGGCCTTGCTCCTCTCCGAGGTCGACCTCTCCCCTCAGCCCTCCTCCCAGCAGACCAGGACTCCCGGAGGGCCGCGTTCGGATACCTTCGCCCGTATCCTGGAGGAGCACCTTGAGAGGGGGGAGGAGGGGGTGCGGGAAAGCCGTCCGACGGCCTCTTCCGAAGAGGGGGGGATCGATGAGGTGGATGAGAAATCTCCCTCTGCCGGGGAGATGAAAGCCCGAAAACCGAGGAAGGGAGAGGACCATGTCCGGAGTGAGGGGAGGGAGGAGCGGATGGGGGAGGATGTCCCGG from Spirochaeta thermophila DSM 6192 includes these protein-coding regions:
- the fliG gene encoding flagellar motor switch protein FliG produces the protein MGKTKTAAPASGHQVKKPGVKRELTGRQKAAILLVTLGSELSAEIFKHLKEDEIESLTFEIARLETIDSEERDKVLMEFQELMMAQEFIITGGVDYARELLEKALGTQKAVDIINRLTSSLQVRPFDFVRRTDPTQLLNFIQQEHPQTIALILSYLDPQKASVILASLDHDIQAEVAKRIATMDRTSPEVLREVERVLEKKLSTLASEDYTMAGGVDAIVEILNMVDRSTEKSIIESLEEEDPELAEEIKKKMFVFEDIVLLDDRAIQKVLREVDTQELAKALKAVDAEVQDKIFRNMSKRAATLLKEDMEYMGPIRMRDVEEAQQKIVSIIRKLEEQGEIVIARGGEDEIVV
- the fliH gene encoding flagellar assembly protein FliH; protein product: MAKYIFKAGEITPLSTRIVLPSPEPVRRGTPPPKHAQREEEPHLLETVEEMETVEAEGEVVEKVDLEHLHRQEEELRKQWEKEREAIISGAKVEADRIIKEAEQVAFEEVKKRNEEAARLKEEASKEAERIVTEAQKRVEDLVAEARKKAEEIEQAAYDKGYAEGREEGFRRGKDEVDRLIDRLHLVISKVIEARQRVLAESEAQIVQLVLLIAQKVVKVLSEHQKNIVINNVVQALRKLKSKTDVVIRVNLEDLEVTSAHLKEIIEKIEHVGNVTVMEDHTVDRGGCIVETDFGQIDARISTQLKQIEEKILETVPIVERERIQE
- a CDS encoding FliI/YscN family ATPase; translation: MFGKYLALVEKTETVKCRGRVKAVQGMRIEGQGPLAVVGELCRIHPPDDPDAGIWAEVIGLKGSTVYLMGYRDPEGIQVGDVIEAMGEPLSIRVSEGLLGRVLDARGMPIDDKGPLPPGIRYPVQGGPPHVLKRRRIEEQIATGIRALDGLLPIGKGQRVGVFSGSGVGKSTLLGMVARNTNADVNVIALIGERGREVAEFIEHDLGEEGLKRSVVVVSTSDTPAVARYRGAFVAVAIAEYFRDQGKDVMLLFDSITRFARALREMGLALGESPATRGYPPSVFSTLPKLLERCGTSEKGTITGFFSVLVEGDDMDEPVSDAVRGILDGHVVLSRRLAQRQHYPAIDVLSSVSRLAPKITTPPVRDAARRVMRWLAAYQETEDLINVGAYARGSNPEVDKAIEKLPDINAFLRQEIEERAPLAETIHRLFDLAEMETTEEESGDDETV
- a CDS encoding flagellar FliJ family protein; the encoded protein is MRRFRFPFARMLRLREHVEEQKKEALGKVVQERQEVDQAIRHVVAESVRALRQGREGGGLDLWTMQAAALYRERLERERDELLARRGRLEDEEARAREEFLKARAETQVFERLRDRCFQAYRKEWMKEDQKAVDEAAGIQYAATHVREDHDA
- a CDS encoding periplasmic-type flagellar collar protein FlbB yields the protein MPENYTRVGPGLRIFALVFLIVLLLLGGGLWLTYLGVIDVREQLSPLLDLIGVKRPQPAAALPGITLLESARIEKEREALKLKEAELEEWERRLGEREAELESMWEELQEKQKALEEQQKSFNEQMKQYENKRAIVRQTAQYLINMPPDRAVEILLNMEDDQDVIDILWMVDEIAAETGEDSIVPYWLSLMPADRAARLQRKMVRRP